One stretch of Shewanella sp. Arc9-LZ DNA includes these proteins:
- a CDS encoding cation diffusion facilitator family transporter, which translates to MSTSSEYDFWVKLASRASVATALCLIVIKLIAWLYSGSASMLGSLTDSFADALASIVNFIAIRYAIVPADKDHRYGHGKAEPLATLAQAAFILGSASLLLLYGGEKLIHPVAVTNAMSGIVVSIIAIVLTFALVLLQRHALKKTNSSLVEADSLHYKSDLLLNAAVLFALILAQYGWWWADGLFAVFIALFIGNQALGLGYRSIQSLLDRELDNETRDKIKALAKQDPRVQGIHDLRTRQAGKTTFIQLHMELAGNLSLHDAHEIADKAGMTIKAAFDDAEVIIHQDPV; encoded by the coding sequence ATGAGTACCTCTTCTGAATATGACTTTTGGGTCAAATTAGCTAGCCGCGCGTCGGTGGCTACTGCGCTGTGTCTTATTGTGATTAAGTTAATCGCTTGGTTGTACTCTGGCTCGGCCAGTATGTTGGGCTCATTAACGGATTCATTTGCAGATGCACTTGCTTCGATTGTTAACTTTATTGCTATTCGGTATGCCATTGTTCCCGCAGATAAAGATCATCGTTATGGCCATGGCAAAGCTGAACCATTAGCAACGTTAGCCCAAGCGGCCTTTATTTTAGGTTCGGCGTCGTTATTATTATTGTATGGCGGCGAAAAGCTGATTCATCCAGTGGCAGTCACCAATGCTATGAGTGGCATCGTGGTGTCGATTATTGCCATTGTGCTGACATTTGCACTCGTTTTACTGCAACGACATGCGTTGAAAAAAACCAATAGCTCTTTGGTTGAAGCCGATTCATTGCATTATAAGTCTGACTTGTTATTGAATGCAGCGGTGTTGTTTGCGCTAATATTAGCGCAATATGGCTGGTGGTGGGCCGATGGTTTGTTTGCGGTGTTTATTGCATTGTTTATTGGTAATCAAGCACTCGGTTTAGGTTATCGTTCAATTCAGAGTTTACTTGACCGCGAGTTAGACAACGAGACTCGTGACAAGATTAAAGCCTTGGCCAAGCAAGACCCTCGGGTTCAAGGTATTCACGATTTACGTACTCGCCAAGCAGGTAAAACCACATTTATTCAATTGCACATGGAATTAGCCGGTAACTTGTCTTTGCATGATGCTCATGAAATAGCAGATAAAGCGGGTATGACGATTAAAGCGGCGTTTGATGATGCTGAAGTGATTATTCACCAAGACCCGGTGTGA
- a CDS encoding gluconokinase encodes MTGKCIIVMGVCACGKSSVGELLAKMMNATFVDGDDLHAQANIDKMARGEPLNDADRAPWLSRIGDLALEFNNQNKTVIIGCSALKKSYRDLIRQGNQQVGFLYLQGSYELILARIMARKGHFMKQNMVDSQFATLEEPTNEPLVVTVDINASITDIVKQALAQFNALGF; translated from the coding sequence ATGACAGGAAAATGCATTATTGTAATGGGTGTGTGCGCATGTGGTAAAAGCAGCGTAGGTGAACTGTTAGCAAAAATGATGAATGCCACTTTTGTAGACGGTGACGATCTTCACGCCCAGGCCAACATAGATAAAATGGCCCGAGGAGAACCTCTAAATGATGCTGATAGAGCACCTTGGTTATCGCGTATTGGTGATCTAGCTTTAGAATTTAACAACCAAAATAAAACCGTGATTATTGGTTGTTCTGCACTAAAAAAATCCTATCGGGATCTAATTCGGCAAGGTAATCAACAGGTCGGTTTTTTATATTTGCAGGGTAGCTATGAATTGATTTTGGCACGCATAATGGCCAGAAAAGGTCACTTTATGAAACAAAACATGGTCGACAGCCAGTTTGCCACATTAGAAGAACCCACTAATGAGCCATTAGTGGTGACTGTCGATATTAACGCCAGTATTACAGACATAGTAAAGCAGGCTTTGGCGCAATTTAACGCTCTGGGATTTTAA
- a CDS encoding GntP family permease, producing the protein MDTMVQIADPTYLLMIAALAIIALLILIIKMKLHAFVSLTLVCVATALASGISSDQVVPTMMAGFGGTLASVALLVGLGAMIGKILEVTGGAKVLADTLISRFGEDKAPLALGIASLLFGFPIFFDAGLMVMMPIIFSVAKRFGDSPLKYALPSAGAFAVMHAFVPPHPGPVAAADLLGANIGLLLFVGMMVAIPTWYIGAYLFGLYAGKKFDIPVSKVFFSTAPIIDVDKIPKFATVMSILVLPVILIFMDTGLNTLAVAGVIDGKLPLVQLLRMLGKTPIALLITLLVCLVVFAKDYGMQPLEKLCGDSLGPICAVILVTGAGGMFGGVLRASGIGQALADALSDTGMPLIVAAFVIATCLRVAQGSATVALTTTAALIAPMVAATAGLSAADLCFIVIAIAGGSTVLSHFNDSGFWLVGRLMEMDEKTTLKTWTVMETLLGTIAFIIVGILSILF; encoded by the coding sequence ATGGACACAATGGTACAAATCGCAGACCCGACCTACTTGTTGATGATAGCTGCACTCGCCATTATCGCGTTATTGATCCTGATTATTAAAATGAAATTGCATGCTTTTGTATCGTTAACATTAGTCTGCGTGGCCACTGCACTGGCAAGTGGCATTAGCAGTGATCAAGTAGTGCCGACTATGATGGCGGGTTTTGGTGGCACCTTGGCTTCAGTTGCCTTATTAGTCGGCCTTGGCGCTATGATAGGTAAGATTTTAGAGGTCACTGGCGGTGCTAAAGTGCTTGCCGATACCTTGATTAGCCGCTTTGGTGAAGATAAAGCGCCGCTAGCGTTAGGTATCGCTTCGCTGTTGTTTGGTTTTCCAATATTTTTTGATGCTGGCTTAATGGTAATGATGCCTATTATTTTTAGCGTGGCTAAACGCTTTGGCGACTCACCACTTAAGTATGCTTTACCGTCTGCGGGTGCATTTGCGGTGATGCATGCTTTTGTACCGCCACACCCTGGACCGGTAGCGGCTGCAGACTTACTTGGCGCCAACATTGGTTTATTGCTATTTGTTGGCATGATGGTGGCAATCCCTACATGGTATATCGGCGCTTACTTATTTGGTTTATATGCAGGCAAAAAATTTGATATTCCCGTATCGAAAGTTTTCTTCAGCACCGCACCTATTATCGATGTCGACAAGATCCCCAAGTTTGCTACAGTGATGTCGATTCTGGTGTTACCTGTGATACTCATTTTTATGGATACGGGATTAAATACCTTAGCGGTAGCAGGAGTTATTGATGGTAAGTTGCCATTAGTTCAATTACTGCGAATGCTGGGTAAGACGCCCATCGCATTGCTGATTACCTTATTAGTGTGTTTGGTGGTCTTTGCTAAAGACTACGGCATGCAACCGCTTGAAAAACTGTGTGGCGATTCATTAGGGCCAATTTGTGCGGTGATATTAGTCACGGGTGCTGGTGGCATGTTTGGTGGTGTGTTACGTGCCAGTGGTATAGGCCAAGCGTTAGCGGATGCATTATCCGATACCGGTATGCCGTTAATTGTGGCCGCATTTGTTATTGCCACCTGTTTGCGGGTGGCGCAAGGTTCTGCAACTGTGGCATTAACCACTACAGCTGCATTAATTGCGCCCATGGTTGCGGCAACGGCTGGATTAAGCGCTGCTGATTTATGTTTTATTGTGATTGCCATTGCTGGTGGTTCAACGGTGTTATCGCACTTTAATGATTCCGGTTTTTGGCTGGTAGGGCGTTTGATGGAAATGGACGAGAAAACCACGTTAAAAACATGGACAGTGATGGAAACTTTACTCGGCACCATAGCTTTTATCATTGTTGGTATCTTGAGCATACTGTTTTAA
- a CDS encoding sensor domain-containing diguanylate cyclase translates to MDFDAHYGVVIHQDFIPLYADDNYAKIFGYNTAQDILALKSVLELIDPELQDVATHTYYALMSGIEKPQVRSYINRNRLGLKLNILAIEHIVEWQGRSALQITIVDLTESTTLKQALVQSESRYQQLVNGSVQGVLVHRNFSPLYCNQTLAQLFGYPNTQSIMSLASILDVIEPSYQEQRLDANAALLANKVKPHPVEIKCLHLSGRIIWVKLIETVISWEQQPAIQVTMIDVTESYLLKDKLDKQIYVDYLTKALNRRGLIHFSQQLMTHSTLVHEHLYCVLMGIDDLKQINHLFGHDMGDKALIHFAQHCQSKLAETDLIARWSGDEFIAIIQASSKNIALKIAESIRHSIEHTELIEPESGKHIRFSACVGLSNWQADDTIDRLILRADSALEQARSQITSQLVFA, encoded by the coding sequence TTGGATTTTGATGCTCATTATGGTGTAGTTATTCATCAAGATTTTATACCACTTTATGCCGATGATAATTATGCAAAAATCTTCGGTTATAATACAGCTCAAGATATTTTAGCGCTAAAGAGTGTTCTAGAGTTAATCGATCCCGAACTACAGGATGTAGCCACACACACTTACTACGCATTAATGAGTGGTATAGAAAAACCTCAGGTACGCAGCTACATTAACCGTAACCGTTTAGGTTTGAAACTCAATATATTAGCTATTGAACACATAGTTGAATGGCAAGGACGATCAGCCCTACAAATCACGATTGTGGATTTAACTGAATCTACAACACTTAAACAAGCTTTAGTACAAAGTGAAAGTCGCTATCAGCAATTAGTCAATGGATCTGTACAAGGCGTATTAGTACATCGCAACTTTAGCCCGCTGTATTGCAATCAGACATTAGCACAACTATTCGGTTACCCTAATACCCAAAGTATTATGTCACTCGCCTCAATTTTGGATGTGATTGAACCAAGCTATCAAGAACAGCGCCTAGACGCTAACGCTGCGTTACTCGCGAATAAAGTTAAACCTCATCCTGTTGAAATCAAATGCCTACACCTTAGCGGTCGTATCATATGGGTGAAATTAATTGAGACGGTGATCAGTTGGGAGCAGCAACCCGCTATTCAAGTTACCATGATCGATGTCACCGAATCTTATTTATTAAAAGACAAACTCGATAAACAAATCTATGTTGATTACCTCACAAAAGCCCTTAATCGACGAGGCTTAATCCATTTTAGTCAGCAATTAATGACCCATAGCACCCTTGTGCATGAACACCTTTATTGTGTCTTAATGGGTATAGATGACTTAAAGCAAATTAACCATTTGTTTGGCCATGATATGGGTGATAAAGCGTTGATTCACTTTGCTCAGCATTGCCAAAGTAAGCTTGCTGAAACTGACTTAATCGCCCGTTGGAGCGGTGATGAATTTATTGCCATCATTCAAGCTAGCAGCAAAAATATTGCACTAAAAATAGCCGAGAGTATTCGTCATAGTATCGAACATACGGAGCTAATCGAACCAGAAAGCGGTAAGCACATTCGCTTTAGTGCCTGTGTCGGGTTATCTAACTGGCAAGCTGACGACACTATCGACCGCCTTATTTTGCGTGCAGATTCAGCGTTAGAACAAGCCCGATCACAAATCACTAGCCAGCTAGTGTTTGCATAA
- the glnG gene encoding nitrogen regulation protein NR(I) has translation MNISEQVWILDDDSSIRWVLEKALKGASLSTASFAAAESLWQALEASQPQVIVSDIRMPGTDGLTLLDRLQLHYPHIPVIIMTAHSDLDSAVSAYQAGAFEYLPKPFDIDEAINLVERALTHATEQAPQPVIDTTIKTPEIIGEAPAMQEVFRAIGRLSRSSISVLINGQSGTGKELVAGALHKHSPRKDKPFIALNMAAIPKDLIESELFGHEKGAFTGAANVRQGRFEQANGGTLFLDEIGDMPIDVQTRLLRVLADGQFYRVGGHQAVQVDVRIIAATHQNLEVQVQKGTFREDLFHRLNVIRVHLPPLSQRREDIAQLANHFLSTAAKEIGVEPKILTKETAVKLANLPWPGNVRQLENTCRWLTVMASGQEILPQDLPPELLKDPVATQQKQAGASDWQTALTDWIDEKLAAGESDLLTEVQPEFERILLETALRHTQGHKQEAAKRLGWGRNTLTRKLKELSMD, from the coding sequence ATGAACATTAGTGAACAAGTTTGGATCCTCGATGATGATAGTTCGATCCGTTGGGTACTCGAAAAAGCCCTTAAAGGCGCATCACTGTCAACGGCTAGCTTTGCTGCTGCAGAATCCTTGTGGCAAGCTTTAGAAGCATCACAACCTCAAGTCATCGTTTCAGACATCCGCATGCCAGGTACTGATGGCTTAACCTTGCTTGATCGCTTACAACTGCATTATCCACATATTCCAGTGATCATCATGACCGCCCACTCAGACTTAGACAGTGCCGTGAGCGCATATCAAGCAGGTGCATTTGAATACCTACCAAAACCATTTGATATTGATGAAGCCATTAATTTAGTTGAACGCGCACTCACACATGCAACAGAGCAAGCACCACAACCCGTTATTGATACCACCATAAAAACCCCTGAAATTATTGGTGAAGCCCCGGCAATGCAAGAAGTGTTTCGTGCCATAGGCCGATTATCTCGCTCATCTATCAGTGTGCTCATCAATGGCCAATCTGGTACTGGTAAAGAATTAGTCGCTGGTGCATTGCACAAACACAGCCCACGTAAGGACAAACCCTTTATTGCATTAAATATGGCTGCCATCCCAAAAGATTTGATTGAATCTGAACTCTTTGGCCATGAAAAAGGCGCCTTTACTGGTGCCGCCAACGTGCGCCAAGGTCGTTTTGAACAAGCCAATGGTGGCACGCTATTTTTAGATGAAATCGGTGACATGCCAATCGATGTGCAAACGCGATTATTACGAGTCCTTGCCGACGGCCAGTTCTATCGTGTCGGCGGTCATCAAGCAGTGCAAGTTGATGTACGTATTATTGCTGCGACGCATCAAAATCTTGAGGTGCAGGTGCAAAAAGGCACCTTCCGCGAAGATTTGTTTCATCGCCTCAATGTGATCAGAGTACACTTACCGCCGTTATCGCAGCGCCGTGAAGACATTGCCCAACTCGCTAATCACTTTTTAAGCACCGCAGCGAAAGAGATTGGCGTTGAACCCAAAATACTCACTAAAGAAACCGCGGTAAAATTGGCTAACCTTCCTTGGCCGGGTAATGTTCGCCAACTTGAGAATACTTGTCGTTGGTTAACCGTAATGGCGTCCGGACAAGAAATTTTACCGCAAGATTTACCACCAGAATTGCTTAAAGACCCAGTAGCAACCCAGCAGAAACAAGCTGGAGCAAGTGACTGGCAAACCGCATTAACTGATTGGATTGATGAAAAGCTGGCTGCAGGTGAAAGTGATTTACTCACTGAAGTGCAACCTGAATTTGAACGTATTTTACTTGAAACAGCACTAAGACATACTCAAGGCCATAAACAAGAAGCCGCTAAACGTCTAGGTTGGGGTCGTAATACCCTAACGCGTAAATTAAAAGAACTGTCGATGGACTAA
- the glnL gene encoding nitrogen regulation protein NR(II) has protein sequence MDTNNLLNHLVTAVLVINNELKPSYANAAAAQLLGVGNHKLLEQTLPELYQLMGVEPQLLRDAINAGQGLTVNTAALITLDGQHHTIDITLMPIENDNNLSILELRQVDQQRRIHQQLNMDAQQQAAQFLVRNLAHEIKNPLGGLRGAAQLLSRELDSPELKEFTSLIIEQADRLRNLVDRLLGPQRPTQHAEHNIHQVIQKVLKLVEMALPDNICLKRDYDPSIPDIQMDPDQMQQAVLNIVQNAIQALEHCGGDIVIRTRTQHQVTIGTQRYKVVLALSIIDNGPGIPAELMDTLFYPMVTGRDEGSGLGLSIAHNIARLHGGRIDCVSAPGHTEFIINLPLQ, from the coding sequence ATGGACACAAATAACCTTCTCAATCACTTAGTCACCGCAGTGCTTGTTATTAATAACGAGCTCAAGCCGAGCTATGCTAATGCCGCGGCCGCACAATTATTGGGAGTAGGTAACCATAAGCTACTCGAGCAAACGCTTCCTGAGCTTTATCAACTGATGGGGGTTGAGCCACAATTACTACGCGATGCCATTAATGCCGGCCAGGGACTCACGGTCAATACCGCCGCATTAATCACCCTAGACGGCCAACATCACACCATTGATATCACCTTGATGCCAATTGAAAATGACAATAACCTCAGCATTTTAGAATTACGTCAAGTAGACCAACAACGTCGCATTCATCAGCAGCTTAATATGGACGCCCAACAGCAAGCTGCACAGTTTTTGGTACGTAATTTAGCCCATGAAATTAAAAACCCGCTGGGCGGCCTTAGAGGCGCTGCGCAGTTGTTATCGCGAGAGCTCGACTCGCCCGAATTAAAAGAATTTACCAGTCTGATTATCGAACAAGCAGATAGATTACGTAATTTAGTCGACCGTTTACTTGGCCCACAACGACCAACGCAGCATGCTGAACACAATATCCATCAAGTGATTCAAAAAGTGCTTAAGTTAGTCGAAATGGCACTGCCAGACAATATCTGCTTAAAACGAGATTATGATCCATCGATTCCAGATATTCAGATGGATCCAGATCAAATGCAGCAAGCCGTATTGAATATTGTGCAAAATGCGATACAAGCGTTAGAACATTGTGGTGGCGATATTGTCATTCGCACTCGCACTCAACATCAAGTCACCATTGGAACACAGCGCTATAAAGTGGTACTCGCCTTATCCATTATTGATAACGGCCCCGGTATTCCTGCTGAGTTAATGGATACCCTCTTCTACCCTATGGTCACCGGACGTGACGAGGGTTCAGGGTTAGGATTATCCATTGCGCATAACATTGCCCGATTACACGGCGGTCGCATTGATTGTGTTTCGGCACCAGGGCATACCGAATTTATTATTAACCTGCCATTACAATAA
- a CDS encoding DUF4124 domain-containing protein yields the protein MRLIILISLLLLSAQSVATVYRWVDENGKVHYSDEQKNNAEAVELNENTQNNMTIDTPTKINVIPTTEASINYTISITSPQEEATVRDNNGAFTVSVSVTPQLPRGVLMTLLVDGIIAAPAQASNIFQLTGINRGEHSLVVNAVTQSGKVLASSSPRKIFLHQASVFGPAKKSK from the coding sequence ATGCGCCTTATCATACTTATTAGTTTGTTATTATTGAGCGCCCAAAGTGTTGCTACCGTATACCGTTGGGTAGACGAAAATGGCAAAGTTCATTACTCAGATGAACAAAAAAATAATGCCGAAGCTGTTGAATTAAATGAAAACACCCAAAACAACATGACGATTGACACCCCAACAAAAATCAATGTCATCCCAACAACAGAAGCATCAATTAACTACACGATTTCGATTACCTCTCCCCAAGAAGAAGCTACTGTGCGTGACAATAATGGCGCATTTACCGTGTCAGTGAGCGTCACCCCTCAATTACCTCGTGGCGTGCTAATGACATTATTAGTCGATGGTATTATCGCTGCCCCAGCTCAAGCATCGAATATATTCCAATTAACGGGCATTAATAGAGGTGAACACTCGTTGGTTGTTAACGCTGTAACACAAAGCGGCAAAGTCCTTGCATCAAGCTCTCCTAGAAAGATATTCCTTCACCAAGCATCTGTATTTGGACCTGCAAAAAAGTCTAAATGA
- a CDS encoding pyrimidine/purine nucleoside phosphorylase, which yields MSMLQQVSVAKKANVYFNGKVISRSVVLADGSKQTFGVVLPGEYEFSTAQGEIMQVISGKFDVLLPGKTEWVAYAEASQFELAPNVSFSIRTDQISEYCCQYI from the coding sequence ATGAGTATGTTGCAACAGGTAAGCGTCGCTAAAAAAGCCAATGTGTATTTTAACGGTAAAGTGATAAGCAGAAGCGTAGTATTAGCTGATGGTAGTAAACAAACTTTTGGTGTGGTATTGCCTGGTGAATATGAGTTTTCAACGGCTCAAGGTGAAATAATGCAGGTTATTTCTGGCAAATTTGACGTGTTATTACCGGGTAAAACTGAGTGGGTTGCATATGCTGAAGCAAGCCAGTTTGAGCTTGCACCAAATGTGAGCTTCAGTATCCGAACAGATCAAATTTCAGAATACTGCTGCCAATACATCTAG
- the typA gene encoding translational GTPase TypA, which yields MLENLRNIAIIAHVDHGKTTLVDKMLAQSGTLASRGEATERVMDSNDLEKERGITILAKNTAIQWNDYRINIVDTPGHADFGGEVERVLSMVDSVLLLVDAVDGPMPQTRFVTKKAFAQGLKPIVVINKIDRPSARPDWVIDQVFDLFVNLGATDEQLDFPIVYASALNGFATLDPDVASDDMTPLFQTIVEKVAFPDADAEAPFQMQISQIDYNSYVGVIGIGRITRGSVKTNQQVTIIGADGKTRNGKMGQVLGYMGLDRTEVPIANAGDIVAITGLGELKISDTICAVNAVEAMPPLTVDEPTLTMTFQVNTSPFAGKEGKYVTSRNILERLQTELVHNVALRVEETESPDRFRVSGRGELHLSILIENMRREGYELAVSRPEVILKTIDGELHEPYETVTVDVEEDHQGTVIEKLGVRKGEMKDMQLDGKGRVRIDFVIPSRGLIGFQTEFLTATSGTGLIYHSFDHYGPHKGGDIGQRANGVLISNATGKALTFALFALQDRGRMFIGHAAEVYEGQVVGIHARSNDLTVNCLKGKQLTNMRASGTDEAQVLTTPITLTLEQALEFIDDDELVEVTPKNIRVRKRFLTENERKRNNRS from the coding sequence GTGCTAGAGAATTTACGTAACATCGCCATTATTGCCCACGTTGACCATGGCAAAACAACCTTGGTTGACAAAATGTTGGCGCAGTCAGGAACCCTTGCATCTCGTGGAGAAGCTACTGAGCGGGTTATGGATTCTAACGATCTTGAAAAAGAACGTGGGATCACCATTCTGGCAAAGAACACTGCCATCCAGTGGAACGACTACCGTATTAATATCGTAGATACTCCTGGCCACGCCGATTTCGGTGGTGAAGTTGAACGCGTTCTATCTATGGTTGACTCAGTATTATTGTTGGTTGATGCAGTTGATGGCCCAATGCCACAAACTCGCTTTGTAACCAAGAAAGCATTCGCTCAAGGCCTTAAGCCAATTGTTGTTATCAACAAAATTGACCGTCCAAGTGCTCGTCCAGATTGGGTTATTGACCAAGTATTCGATTTATTCGTTAACTTAGGTGCCACTGACGAACAACTAGATTTCCCAATCGTTTATGCTTCGGCATTAAATGGTTTTGCAACGTTAGATCCAGATGTAGCAAGCGATGATATGACGCCGCTATTCCAAACTATCGTTGAGAAAGTAGCTTTCCCAGATGCTGATGCAGAAGCTCCATTCCAAATGCAAATTTCTCAAATCGATTATAACTCATACGTGGGTGTTATCGGTATTGGCCGTATTACTCGTGGTAGCGTTAAGACTAACCAACAAGTGACCATTATTGGCGCTGACGGTAAGACACGTAACGGTAAAATGGGCCAAGTATTAGGTTACATGGGTCTTGACCGTACTGAAGTGCCAATTGCAAATGCTGGTGACATCGTTGCTATTACAGGTTTAGGCGAGCTTAAAATCTCTGATACTATCTGTGCAGTGAATGCAGTAGAAGCAATGCCACCGTTAACTGTTGATGAACCAACACTAACGATGACATTCCAAGTAAACACTTCTCCGTTCGCGGGTAAAGAAGGTAAGTATGTTACTTCACGTAACATTCTTGAACGTTTACAGACTGAATTAGTTCACAACGTAGCACTTCGCGTTGAAGAAACAGAAAGTCCAGACCGTTTCCGCGTTTCAGGTCGTGGTGAATTACACTTATCGATTTTAATTGAAAACATGCGTCGTGAAGGTTATGAATTAGCCGTATCTCGTCCAGAAGTTATTCTAAAAACAATCGATGGTGAGCTACATGAACCATACGAAACTGTAACAGTTGACGTTGAAGAAGATCATCAAGGTACCGTAATTGAAAAATTAGGTGTTCGTAAAGGCGAAATGAAAGACATGCAGCTTGATGGTAAAGGTCGTGTACGTATCGACTTCGTTATCCCAAGCCGTGGCTTAATTGGTTTCCAAACCGAATTCTTAACAGCAACATCTGGTACTGGTCTAATTTATCATTCATTTGATCACTACGGTCCACACAAAGGTGGCGATATTGGTCAACGCGCTAACGGCGTATTGATTTCAAACGCAACAGGTAAAGCACTAACATTCGCTCTATTTGCTTTGCAAGACCGTGGTCGTATGTTTATTGGTCACGCTGCTGAAGTGTATGAAGGTCAAGTAGTGGGTATTCATGCTCGCTCTAACGATTTGACAGTAAACTGTTTGAAAGGTAAGCAGCTAACTAACATGCGCGCATCAGGTACTGATGAAGCACAAGTATTGACTACGCCTATCACATTGACTCTTGAGCAAGCTCTTGAATTCATCGATGATGATGAATTAGTTGAAGTAACTCCTAAGAACATCCGTGTTCGTAAGAGATTCTTAACTGAGAATGAGCGTAAGCGTAATAACCGCAGTTAA